In Mastomys coucha isolate ucsf_1 unplaced genomic scaffold, UCSF_Mcou_1 pScaffold20, whole genome shotgun sequence, one DNA window encodes the following:
- the Ogg1 gene encoding N-glycosylase/DNA lyase isoform X6 — MRHRTLSSSPALWAAIPCPRSELRLDLVLASGQSFRRDIGKTGRTLKSSRWVTVLGMSAGVPRWKEQSPAHWSGVLADQVWTLTQTEDQLYCTVYRGDSTQVGRPTLEELESLHKYFQLDVSLAQLYSHWASVDSHFQRVAQKFQGVRLLRQDPAECLFSFICSSNNNIARITGMVERLCQAFGPRLIQLDDVTYHGFPNLHALAGPEVETQLRKLGLGYRARYVCASAKAILEEQGGPAWLQQLRVAPYEEAHKALCTLPGVGAKVRLQRDRTCPFYPH; from the exons ATGAGGCATCGCACCCTAAGCTCCAGCCCGGCCCTCTGGGCCGCTATCCCGTGTCCACGCTCTGAGCTGCGTCTGGACTTGGTTTTAGCTTCTGGTCAGTCCTTCCG GCGGGACATTGGTAAGACAGGAAGGACCTTAAAGAGTTCAAGATGGGTAACGGTGCTAGGGATGTCTGCTGGGGTGCCCAGGTGGAAGGAGCAAAGCCCTGCTCACTGGAGTGGCGTGCTGGCAGATCAAGTGTGGACACTGACTCAGACCGAGGATCAGCTCTATTGCACCGTGTACCGGGGAGACAGCACCCAGGTCGGCAGGCCCACCCTAGAGGAGCTGGAATCCCTACACAAGTACTTTCAGCTAGATGTCAGCCTGGCTCAGCTATATAGCCATTGGGCTTCTGTAGACTCCCACTTCCAAAGAGTGGCCCAGAAATTCCAAG GTGTGAGACTGCTGAGACAAGATCCCGCTGaatgtcttttctctttcatctgttCCTCCAACAACAACATTGCTCGAATCACTGGCATGGTGGAACGGCTATGCCAGGCCTTTGGACCTCGACTCATTCAGCTTGATGATGTCACTTATCATGGCTTCCCAAACCTTCATGCCCTGGCAG GTCCAGAAGTAGAGACTCAACTCAGGAAGTTGGGCCTGGGGTACCGTGCCCGCTATGTATGTGCCAGTGCCAAAGCCATCCTCGAAGAGCAAGGTGGGCCAGCTTGGCTGCAGCAGCTTCGAGTGGCCCCTTATGAAGAGGCCCACAAGGCCCTCTGCACCCTGCCAGGGGTGGGCGCCAAGGTGAGGCTCCAGAGAGATAGGACATGCCCTTTTTACCCACACTGA
- the Ogg1 gene encoding N-glycosylase/DNA lyase isoform X3 yields the protein MRHRTLSSSPALWAAIPCPRSELRLDLVLASGQSFRWKEQSPAHWSGVLADQVWTLTQTEDQLYCTVYRGDSTQVGRPTLEELESLHKYFQLDVSLAQLYSHWASVDSHFQRVAQKFQGVRLLRQDPAECLFSFICSSNNNIARITGMVERLCQAFGPRLIQLDDVTYHGFPNLHALAGPEVETQLRKLGLGYRARYVCASAKAILEEQGGPAWLQQLRVAPYEEAHKALCTLPGVGAKVADCICLMALDKPQAVPVDVHVWQIAHRDYGWHPKTSQAKGPSPLANKELGNFFRNLWGPYAGWAQAVSIPSPDPKGLSLTLPDLWTLQPPVLMTPTTPTQVFSIDLSPDLSTPCLP from the exons ATGAGGCATCGCACCCTAAGCTCCAGCCCGGCCCTCTGGGCCGCTATCCCGTGTCCACGCTCTGAGCTGCGTCTGGACTTGGTTTTAGCTTCTGGTCAGTCCTTCCG GTGGAAGGAGCAAAGCCCTGCTCACTGGAGTGGCGTGCTGGCAGATCAAGTGTGGACACTGACTCAGACCGAGGATCAGCTCTATTGCACCGTGTACCGGGGAGACAGCACCCAGGTCGGCAGGCCCACCCTAGAGGAGCTGGAATCCCTACACAAGTACTTTCAGCTAGATGTCAGCCTGGCTCAGCTATATAGCCATTGGGCTTCTGTAGACTCCCACTTCCAAAGAGTGGCCCAGAAATTCCAAG GTGTGAGACTGCTGAGACAAGATCCCGCTGaatgtcttttctctttcatctgttCCTCCAACAACAACATTGCTCGAATCACTGGCATGGTGGAACGGCTATGCCAGGCCTTTGGACCTCGACTCATTCAGCTTGATGATGTCACTTATCATGGCTTCCCAAACCTTCATGCCCTGGCAG GTCCAGAAGTAGAGACTCAACTCAGGAAGTTGGGCCTGGGGTACCGTGCCCGCTATGTATGTGCCAGTGCCAAAGCCATCCTCGAAGAGCAAGGTGGGCCAGCTTGGCTGCAGCAGCTTCGAGTGGCCCCTTATGAAGAGGCCCACAAGGCCCTCTGCACCCTGCCAGGGGTGGGCGCCAAG GTGGCTGACTGCATCTGCTTAATGGCCCTTGACAAACCCCAGGCTGTGCCTGTGGACGTCCATGTGTGGCAGATTGCCCATCGTGACTACGGCTGGCATCCTAAGACATCCCAGGCTAAGGGCCCGAGCCCTTTGGCCAACAAAGAACTGG GAAACTTTTTCCGGAATCTGTGGGGACCTTATGCTGGCTGGGCCCAAGCAGTAAGTATACCTAGCCCAGACCCTAAAGGACTTTCCCTCACCTTGCCTGACCTCTGGACTCTTCAGCCACCTGTTCTCATGACTCCCACTACCCCCACCCAAGTATTCTCCATTGACCTCAGCCCTGACCTCAGCACGCCCTGCTTACCATAG
- the Ogg1 gene encoding N-glycosylase/DNA lyase isoform X2: MRHRTLSSSPALWAAIPCPRSELRLDLVLASGQSFRRDIGKTGRTLKSSRWVTVLGMSAGVPRWKEQSPAHWSGVLADQVWTLTQTEDQLYCTVYRGDSTQVGRPTLEELESLHKYFQLDVSLAQLYSHWASVDSHFQRVAQKFQGVRLLRQDPAECLFSFICSSNNNIARITGMVERLCQAFGPRLIQLDDVTYHGFPNLHALAGPEVETQLRKLGLGYRARYVCASAKAILEEQGGPAWLQQLRVAPYEEAHKALCTLPGVGAKVADCICLMALDKPQAVPVDVHVWQIAHRDYGWHPKTSQAKGPSPLANKELGNFFRNLWGPYAGWAQAVLFSADLRQPNPSREPPAKRKKGSKRPEG; this comes from the exons ATGAGGCATCGCACCCTAAGCTCCAGCCCGGCCCTCTGGGCCGCTATCCCGTGTCCACGCTCTGAGCTGCGTCTGGACTTGGTTTTAGCTTCTGGTCAGTCCTTCCG GCGGGACATTGGTAAGACAGGAAGGACCTTAAAGAGTTCAAGATGGGTAACGGTGCTAGGGATGTCTGCTGGGGTGCCCAGGTGGAAGGAGCAAAGCCCTGCTCACTGGAGTGGCGTGCTGGCAGATCAAGTGTGGACACTGACTCAGACCGAGGATCAGCTCTATTGCACCGTGTACCGGGGAGACAGCACCCAGGTCGGCAGGCCCACCCTAGAGGAGCTGGAATCCCTACACAAGTACTTTCAGCTAGATGTCAGCCTGGCTCAGCTATATAGCCATTGGGCTTCTGTAGACTCCCACTTCCAAAGAGTGGCCCAGAAATTCCAAG GTGTGAGACTGCTGAGACAAGATCCCGCTGaatgtcttttctctttcatctgttCCTCCAACAACAACATTGCTCGAATCACTGGCATGGTGGAACGGCTATGCCAGGCCTTTGGACCTCGACTCATTCAGCTTGATGATGTCACTTATCATGGCTTCCCAAACCTTCATGCCCTGGCAG GTCCAGAAGTAGAGACTCAACTCAGGAAGTTGGGCCTGGGGTACCGTGCCCGCTATGTATGTGCCAGTGCCAAAGCCATCCTCGAAGAGCAAGGTGGGCCAGCTTGGCTGCAGCAGCTTCGAGTGGCCCCTTATGAAGAGGCCCACAAGGCCCTCTGCACCCTGCCAGGGGTGGGCGCCAAG GTGGCTGACTGCATCTGCTTAATGGCCCTTGACAAACCCCAGGCTGTGCCTGTGGACGTCCATGTGTGGCAGATTGCCCATCGTGACTACGGCTGGCATCCTAAGACATCCCAGGCTAAGGGCCCGAGCCCTTTGGCCAACAAAGAACTGG GAAACTTTTTCCGGAATCTGTGGGGACCTTATGCTGGCTGGGCCCAAGCA GTGCTGTTCAGTGCTGACCTTCGCCAGCCAAACCCATCTCGGGAGCCACCAGCAAAACGCAAAAAGGGATCTAAGAGGCCAGAGGGATAG
- the Ogg1 gene encoding N-glycosylase/DNA lyase isoform X4, whose product MRHRTLSSSPALWAAIPCPRSELRLDLVLASGQSFRWKEQSPAHWSGVLADQVWTLTQTEDQLYCTVYRGDSTQVGRPTLEELESLHKYFQLDVSLAQLYSHWASVDSHFQRVAQKFQGVRLLRQDPAECLFSFICSSNNNIARITGMVERLCQAFGPRLIQLDDVTYHGFPNLHALAGPEVETQLRKLGLGYRARYVCASAKAILEEQGGPAWLQQLRVAPYEEAHKALCTLPGVGAKVADCICLMALDKPQAVPVDVHVWQIAHRDYGWHPKTSQAKGPSPLANKELGNFFRNLWGPYAGWAQAVLFSADLRQPNPSREPPAKRKKGSKRPEG is encoded by the exons ATGAGGCATCGCACCCTAAGCTCCAGCCCGGCCCTCTGGGCCGCTATCCCGTGTCCACGCTCTGAGCTGCGTCTGGACTTGGTTTTAGCTTCTGGTCAGTCCTTCCG GTGGAAGGAGCAAAGCCCTGCTCACTGGAGTGGCGTGCTGGCAGATCAAGTGTGGACACTGACTCAGACCGAGGATCAGCTCTATTGCACCGTGTACCGGGGAGACAGCACCCAGGTCGGCAGGCCCACCCTAGAGGAGCTGGAATCCCTACACAAGTACTTTCAGCTAGATGTCAGCCTGGCTCAGCTATATAGCCATTGGGCTTCTGTAGACTCCCACTTCCAAAGAGTGGCCCAGAAATTCCAAG GTGTGAGACTGCTGAGACAAGATCCCGCTGaatgtcttttctctttcatctgttCCTCCAACAACAACATTGCTCGAATCACTGGCATGGTGGAACGGCTATGCCAGGCCTTTGGACCTCGACTCATTCAGCTTGATGATGTCACTTATCATGGCTTCCCAAACCTTCATGCCCTGGCAG GTCCAGAAGTAGAGACTCAACTCAGGAAGTTGGGCCTGGGGTACCGTGCCCGCTATGTATGTGCCAGTGCCAAAGCCATCCTCGAAGAGCAAGGTGGGCCAGCTTGGCTGCAGCAGCTTCGAGTGGCCCCTTATGAAGAGGCCCACAAGGCCCTCTGCACCCTGCCAGGGGTGGGCGCCAAG GTGGCTGACTGCATCTGCTTAATGGCCCTTGACAAACCCCAGGCTGTGCCTGTGGACGTCCATGTGTGGCAGATTGCCCATCGTGACTACGGCTGGCATCCTAAGACATCCCAGGCTAAGGGCCCGAGCCCTTTGGCCAACAAAGAACTGG GAAACTTTTTCCGGAATCTGTGGGGACCTTATGCTGGCTGGGCCCAAGCA GTGCTGTTCAGTGCTGACCTTCGCCAGCCAAACCCATCTCGGGAGCCACCAGCAAAACGCAAAAAGGGATCTAAGAGGCCAGAGGGATAG
- the Ogg1 gene encoding N-glycosylase/DNA lyase isoform X1: MRHRTLSSSPALWAAIPCPRSELRLDLVLASGQSFRRDIGKTGRTLKSSRWVTVLGMSAGVPRWKEQSPAHWSGVLADQVWTLTQTEDQLYCTVYRGDSTQVGRPTLEELESLHKYFQLDVSLAQLYSHWASVDSHFQRVAQKFQGVRLLRQDPAECLFSFICSSNNNIARITGMVERLCQAFGPRLIQLDDVTYHGFPNLHALAGPEVETQLRKLGLGYRARYVCASAKAILEEQGGPAWLQQLRVAPYEEAHKALCTLPGVGAKVADCICLMALDKPQAVPVDVHVWQIAHRDYGWHPKTSQAKGPSPLANKELGNFFRNLWGPYAGWAQAVSIPSPDPKGLSLTLPDLWTLQPPVLMTPTTPTQVFSIDLSPDLSTPCLP; the protein is encoded by the exons ATGAGGCATCGCACCCTAAGCTCCAGCCCGGCCCTCTGGGCCGCTATCCCGTGTCCACGCTCTGAGCTGCGTCTGGACTTGGTTTTAGCTTCTGGTCAGTCCTTCCG GCGGGACATTGGTAAGACAGGAAGGACCTTAAAGAGTTCAAGATGGGTAACGGTGCTAGGGATGTCTGCTGGGGTGCCCAGGTGGAAGGAGCAAAGCCCTGCTCACTGGAGTGGCGTGCTGGCAGATCAAGTGTGGACACTGACTCAGACCGAGGATCAGCTCTATTGCACCGTGTACCGGGGAGACAGCACCCAGGTCGGCAGGCCCACCCTAGAGGAGCTGGAATCCCTACACAAGTACTTTCAGCTAGATGTCAGCCTGGCTCAGCTATATAGCCATTGGGCTTCTGTAGACTCCCACTTCCAAAGAGTGGCCCAGAAATTCCAAG GTGTGAGACTGCTGAGACAAGATCCCGCTGaatgtcttttctctttcatctgttCCTCCAACAACAACATTGCTCGAATCACTGGCATGGTGGAACGGCTATGCCAGGCCTTTGGACCTCGACTCATTCAGCTTGATGATGTCACTTATCATGGCTTCCCAAACCTTCATGCCCTGGCAG GTCCAGAAGTAGAGACTCAACTCAGGAAGTTGGGCCTGGGGTACCGTGCCCGCTATGTATGTGCCAGTGCCAAAGCCATCCTCGAAGAGCAAGGTGGGCCAGCTTGGCTGCAGCAGCTTCGAGTGGCCCCTTATGAAGAGGCCCACAAGGCCCTCTGCACCCTGCCAGGGGTGGGCGCCAAG GTGGCTGACTGCATCTGCTTAATGGCCCTTGACAAACCCCAGGCTGTGCCTGTGGACGTCCATGTGTGGCAGATTGCCCATCGTGACTACGGCTGGCATCCTAAGACATCCCAGGCTAAGGGCCCGAGCCCTTTGGCCAACAAAGAACTGG GAAACTTTTTCCGGAATCTGTGGGGACCTTATGCTGGCTGGGCCCAAGCAGTAAGTATACCTAGCCCAGACCCTAAAGGACTTTCCCTCACCTTGCCTGACCTCTGGACTCTTCAGCCACCTGTTCTCATGACTCCCACTACCCCCACCCAAGTATTCTCCATTGACCTCAGCCCTGACCTCAGCACGCCCTGCTTACCATAG
- the Ogg1 gene encoding N-glycosylase/DNA lyase isoform X5 — MSAGVPRWKEQSPAHWSGVLADQVWTLTQTEDQLYCTVYRGDSTQVGRPTLEELESLHKYFQLDVSLAQLYSHWASVDSHFQRVAQKFQGVRLLRQDPAECLFSFICSSNNNIARITGMVERLCQAFGPRLIQLDDVTYHGFPNLHALAGPEVETQLRKLGLGYRARYVCASAKAILEEQGGPAWLQQLRVAPYEEAHKALCTLPGVGAKVADCICLMALDKPQAVPVDVHVWQIAHRDYGWHPKTSQAKGPSPLANKELGNFFRNLWGPYAGWAQAVSIPSPDPKGLSLTLPDLWTLQPPVLMTPTTPTQVFSIDLSPDLSTPCLP, encoded by the exons ATGTCTGCTGGGGTGCCCAGGTGGAAGGAGCAAAGCCCTGCTCACTGGAGTGGCGTGCTGGCAGATCAAGTGTGGACACTGACTCAGACCGAGGATCAGCTCTATTGCACCGTGTACCGGGGAGACAGCACCCAGGTCGGCAGGCCCACCCTAGAGGAGCTGGAATCCCTACACAAGTACTTTCAGCTAGATGTCAGCCTGGCTCAGCTATATAGCCATTGGGCTTCTGTAGACTCCCACTTCCAAAGAGTGGCCCAGAAATTCCAAG GTGTGAGACTGCTGAGACAAGATCCCGCTGaatgtcttttctctttcatctgttCCTCCAACAACAACATTGCTCGAATCACTGGCATGGTGGAACGGCTATGCCAGGCCTTTGGACCTCGACTCATTCAGCTTGATGATGTCACTTATCATGGCTTCCCAAACCTTCATGCCCTGGCAG GTCCAGAAGTAGAGACTCAACTCAGGAAGTTGGGCCTGGGGTACCGTGCCCGCTATGTATGTGCCAGTGCCAAAGCCATCCTCGAAGAGCAAGGTGGGCCAGCTTGGCTGCAGCAGCTTCGAGTGGCCCCTTATGAAGAGGCCCACAAGGCCCTCTGCACCCTGCCAGGGGTGGGCGCCAAG GTGGCTGACTGCATCTGCTTAATGGCCCTTGACAAACCCCAGGCTGTGCCTGTGGACGTCCATGTGTGGCAGATTGCCCATCGTGACTACGGCTGGCATCCTAAGACATCCCAGGCTAAGGGCCCGAGCCCTTTGGCCAACAAAGAACTGG GAAACTTTTTCCGGAATCTGTGGGGACCTTATGCTGGCTGGGCCCAAGCAGTAAGTATACCTAGCCCAGACCCTAAAGGACTTTCCCTCACCTTGCCTGACCTCTGGACTCTTCAGCCACCTGTTCTCATGACTCCCACTACCCCCACCCAAGTATTCTCCATTGACCTCAGCCCTGACCTCAGCACGCCCTGCTTACCATAG